One Flavobacterium sp. 90 DNA segment encodes these proteins:
- a CDS encoding helix-turn-helix domain-containing protein — protein sequence MSNQNVFTLINPQTGNLAFKLLPFGDNSHFDHLQRNNFFSLIWVTKGKGKVKADFAEHHFEENSLLAFSPYQPFMLCVNEPIEGIAIHFHPDFYCIHMHQKEVSCSGVLFNNVYQPPFVKITDEASATFKMVLEQMKAEIQNSDLAQYESLVSYLKIFLITASRLKNQQLEEMKSIPNTKEPFILQNLKDAIEDNFKTKHSAGNYAEMLNISAKALAKISKNYFNKTLTDLIAERIIIEAKRELYMTNKTVKEIAYELGYDDEHYFSRFFKTNADVSPQLYRETVGFGKMEA from the coding sequence ATGAGCAATCAGAATGTTTTTACGTTGATAAATCCGCAAACCGGAAATCTGGCTTTCAAACTACTTCCGTTTGGTGACAACAGTCATTTTGATCATTTGCAACGCAATAATTTTTTCTCTTTAATTTGGGTTACCAAAGGAAAAGGAAAGGTAAAAGCTGATTTTGCCGAACATCATTTTGAAGAAAATTCACTCCTCGCCTTTTCACCTTATCAGCCTTTTATGCTTTGTGTTAACGAACCAATTGAAGGAATTGCGATTCACTTTCATCCGGATTTTTATTGCATACATATGCACCAAAAAGAGGTTTCTTGCAGTGGCGTTTTGTTTAATAACGTCTATCAACCGCCATTTGTTAAAATTACTGATGAAGCTTCTGCTACTTTTAAAATGGTTTTGGAACAGATGAAAGCAGAAATTCAAAACTCTGATTTGGCACAATATGAATCGCTGGTTTCTTATTTAAAGATATTTTTGATTACAGCTTCTCGATTAAAAAATCAGCAATTGGAAGAAATGAAATCAATTCCAAATACTAAAGAACCTTTTATACTTCAAAATCTAAAAGACGCTATTGAAGACAATTTCAAAACCAAACATTCAGCCGGAAACTATGCAGAAATGCTGAATATTTCAGCGAAAGCCTTAGCTAAAATATCTAAAAATTATTTCAATAAAACTTTAACGGATTTAATTGCCGAAAGAATCATAATTGAAGCCAAAAGAGAATTATACATGACCAACAAAACGGTCAAAGAAATCGCCTATGAATTAGGTTATGATGACGAACATTACTTTAGCAGATTTTTTAAAACAAATGCCGATGTTTCGCCACAATTGTATCGAGAAACAGTAGGATTTGGAAAAATGGAAGCTTAG
- a CDS encoding carboxymuconolactone decarboxylase family protein, producing the protein MTRLTALNPDEVTGKTKDLFNAVQAKLGVVPNMMRTMGNSPAVLEGYLNLSGALSHGKLSAKTGELLALTVSETNSCDYCVAAHTFIGEKLLKTDPQVLQDARTGNSGDTKTEAILQFAKTLVSKNGLVSNEDVQAIKNAGASEAEIAETIAHVALNVLTNYFNNTANTEIDFPAVPSLELQK; encoded by the coding sequence ATGACACGATTAACAGCTTTAAACCCAGACGAAGTAACAGGAAAAACTAAAGATTTATTCAACGCTGTACAAGCAAAATTAGGTGTTGTACCGAACATGATGAGAACGATGGGAAATTCTCCTGCAGTTCTGGAAGGATATTTGAATTTAAGCGGCGCTTTGAGCCACGGAAAATTAAGCGCAAAAACCGGCGAATTATTAGCCTTAACAGTTTCAGAAACTAATTCATGCGATTATTGTGTAGCTGCTCACACTTTTATTGGGGAAAAATTATTAAAAACAGATCCACAAGTTTTGCAAGATGCAAGAACAGGAAATTCTGGAGATACAAAAACGGAAGCTATTCTTCAATTTGCTAAAACATTAGTTAGCAAAAATGGTTTAGTAAGCAACGAAGATGTACAAGCAATTAAAAATGCAGGAGCATCTGAAGCTGAAATTGCAGAAACTATAGCGCATGTAGCACTGAATGTTTTAACGAACTATTTCAACAATACTGCGAATACAGAAATTGATTTTCCTGCGGTTCCAAGTTTAGAACTTCAAAAATAA